The Streptomyces sp. B3I8 nucleotide sequence GGGCGTAGGGGCCTGTCCTGCGGGCCCGGACCCGGGCGGTGCGCCGCCGTCCGCCGGGGTCAGCGCCCCTCGGTGCGCTCCAGCACGAACACCGGGATCTCCCGGTCGGTCTTCTTCTGGTAATCGGCGTACGGGGGGTACGCGGCGACCGCGCGCTCCCACCACACGGCCTTCTCCTCGCCGGTGACCTCACGTGCCGTCATGTCCTGCAGGACCGGGCCGTCCTGCAGTGCCACGCGGGGGTCCGCCACCACGTTGTGGTACCAGACGGGGTGTTGGGGGGCGCCGCCCCGGGAGGCGACCACGGCGTAGCGGCCCTCGTGCTCCACGCGCATCAGCGGGGTCTTGCGGATCTTCCCGCTTCGGGCGCCGCGGGTGGTCAGGATGACGACGGGCAGGCCCGTCTCCGCGTGGACCGTGCCCTCGGTGCCGCCGGAGCTCTCGTACAACTCGACCTGTTCACGCACCATCGGGCTGGGACTGGGTTCGTACTCGCCCTCGAGAGGCATACGTCTCCTTTCCTCGTAGGTGTCACGATTCAACACGAGCGCGGACCGACTTCTTCCGCCCGCCACGCGCGACGGCCGGGCGGGGGCGAGGTGAGGCGCGTCGCGGGTCACGGGGGCTCACAGGGGACGCGGGAGACATGGGGGGTCACCGCGCGTGCCACCGCGGCCATGCCGGCGTCGTTCGGGTGCAGGCCGTCCCCGCTGTCGTACCCGCCCCTCAGGCGCCCCGTGTCCCGCGGATCGCGCAACGCCGCGTCCACGTCGGCCAGCGCGTCGAACACCCCGCCCGCCCGCAGCCGTTCGTTCACCTCCCGGCGCACCGCGTCCCGCTCCCGGCGCAGCGTCCGCGCCGGCGGCAGGGTGCAGCCCACCACCCGCACCCCGTGTTTCCGCGCCTCCTTCACCAGCCGCCCGTACCCGTCCAGCACCTCCTGTGCCGACACCGCCGTGCCCTGCGGCCACAGCCCGGCGAGCAGGTCGTTGACGCCGAGCAGGACGACCGCCGCCCGCACCCCCGGCTGTTCGAGCACATCCCGCTCGAACCGCCGTTCACCCGACGGA carries:
- a CDS encoding nitroreductase family deazaflavin-dependent oxidoreductase, whose translation is MPLEGEYEPSPSPMVREQVELYESSGGTEGTVHAETGLPVVILTTRGARSGKIRKTPLMRVEHEGRYAVVASRGGAPQHPVWYHNVVADPRVALQDGPVLQDMTAREVTGEEKAVWWERAVAAYPPYADYQKKTDREIPVFVLERTEGR